Proteins encoded in a region of the Corynebacterium breve genome:
- a CDS encoding transcriptional regulator yields MIDSVIHPINRLKICAALNAAGAVEADVKYEMRFADIRDAVDISDASLSKQLGVLEEAGYVTRFREYGLSRDKDTVWVTLTRRGKEAFDAHLVALREIAEG; encoded by the coding sequence ATGATCGACTCAGTCATCCACCCCATCAATCGGCTGAAGATCTGCGCGGCGCTGAACGCGGCCGGGGCAGTGGAAGCGGACGTGAAATACGAAATGCGCTTCGCAGACATCCGCGATGCCGTGGACATCTCCGATGCGTCATTGTCGAAGCAGCTCGGCGTGCTCGAGGAGGCCGGCTATGTGACACGCTTCCGCGAATACGGCCTGTCGCGTGACAAGGACACCGTGTGGGTCACGCTGACGCGGCGCGGAAAAGAAGCTTTCGACGCGCACCTCGTCGCATTGCGGGAAATCGCCGAGGGCTGA
- the ettA gene encoding energy-dependent translational throttle protein EttA: MAEFIYTMKNVRRAIGDKVILDNVTMAFYPGAKIGVVGPNGAGKSSLLKIMAGIDQPNNGEAFLDPGATVGILLQEPPLNEEKTVRENVEEGLGDIFEKKKRFEEIAEEMATNYTDELMEEMGKLQEDLDAADAWEVDSKIEQAMDALRCPPADEMVTHLSGGERRRVALAKLLLSQPDLLLLDEPTNHLDAESVLWLEKHLKDYPGAVLAITHDRYFLDNVAEWICEVDRGKLYPYEGNYSTYLEKKAERLEVAGQKDKKLQKRLKDELAWVRSSPKARQSKNKARLERYEEMAAEAEQYKKLDFEEIQIPTPPRLGNKVVEVENLTKGFDGRVLIKGLSFTLPRNGIVGVIGPNGVGKSTLFKTIVGLEQPDSGTVNVGDTVKLSYVDQGRENIDPEKTVWEVVSDGLDYIIVGQNEMPSRAYLSAFGFKGADQQKPSKVLSGGERNRLNLALTLKQGGNLILLDEPTNDLDVETLGSLENALQKFPGCAVVISHDRWFLDRTCTHILAWEGNIEEGKWFWFEGNFGDYEKNKVERLGEEAAKPSRVTHRKLTR, translated from the coding sequence GTGGCTGAGTTCATCTACACGATGAAAAATGTACGCAGGGCCATCGGTGACAAGGTCATCCTTGACAACGTCACCATGGCTTTCTACCCGGGCGCCAAGATTGGTGTCGTGGGCCCCAACGGCGCAGGTAAGTCGTCGTTGCTCAAGATCATGGCGGGCATTGACCAGCCGAACAACGGTGAAGCTTTCCTGGATCCTGGCGCAACCGTCGGCATCCTGCTGCAGGAGCCACCGCTGAACGAGGAAAAGACCGTTCGCGAGAACGTCGAAGAGGGCCTGGGTGATATCTTCGAGAAGAAGAAGCGCTTCGAGGAGATCGCCGAGGAAATGGCGACCAACTACACTGACGAGCTCATGGAAGAAATGGGCAAGCTGCAGGAAGATCTCGACGCAGCTGACGCGTGGGAGGTCGACTCCAAGATCGAGCAGGCGATGGACGCGTTGCGTTGCCCGCCCGCCGACGAAATGGTTACCCACCTCTCCGGTGGCGAGCGTCGTCGTGTAGCGCTGGCAAAGCTGCTTCTGAGCCAGCCTGACCTGCTGCTTCTCGACGAGCCGACGAACCACTTGGATGCCGAATCTGTACTGTGGCTGGAGAAGCACCTAAAGGATTACCCGGGTGCAGTCCTCGCGATTACTCACGACCGCTACTTCCTTGACAATGTCGCGGAATGGATCTGTGAGGTTGACCGCGGAAAGCTCTACCCATACGAGGGCAACTACTCCACGTACTTGGAGAAGAAGGCAGAGCGTCTCGAGGTTGCGGGGCAGAAGGACAAGAAGCTGCAGAAGCGCCTGAAGGACGAGCTTGCATGGGTGCGTTCCTCGCCAAAGGCACGCCAGTCCAAGAACAAGGCGCGTCTGGAACGCTACGAAGAAATGGCTGCTGAGGCGGAGCAGTACAAGAAGTTGGACTTCGAAGAAATCCAGATCCCAACCCCACCGCGTCTTGGCAACAAGGTCGTTGAGGTTGAGAACCTGACCAAGGGCTTCGATGGCCGCGTCCTGATCAAGGGCCTTTCTTTCACTCTGCCGCGTAACGGCATCGTCGGCGTGATTGGTCCGAACGGTGTGGGTAAGTCCACCCTGTTCAAGACCATTGTTGGCCTTGAACAGCCAGATTCAGGCACAGTTAATGTGGGCGACACCGTTAAGCTGTCCTACGTTGACCAGGGGCGCGAGAACATCGACCCAGAAAAGACCGTGTGGGAAGTTGTGTCCGATGGTCTGGACTACATCATCGTCGGTCAGAACGAAATGCCTTCGCGCGCGTACCTGTCTGCATTCGGATTCAAGGGCGCGGATCAGCAGAAGCCTTCCAAGGTGCTCTCCGGTGGTGAGCGTAACCGTCTGAACCTCGCGCTGACCTTGAAGCAGGGCGGAAACCTGATCCTTCTTGACGAGCCAACAAACGACCTTGACGTCGAAACCCTGGGTTCGCTGGAAAACGCACTGCAGAAGTTCCCTGGTTGTGCGGTGGTCATTTCGCACGACCGCTGGTTCCTCGACCGCACCTGTACCCACATCCTCGCCTGGGAAGGCAATATCGAAGAGGGCAAGTGGTTCTGGTTTGAAGGTAACTTCGGCGATTACGAGAAGAACAAGGTCGAACGTCTCGGCGAAGAAGCTGCGAAACCGTCTCGAGTTACGCACCGCAAGCTGACGCGTTAG
- a CDS encoding cystathionine gamma-synthase — translation MTTGFSTNSIHAGYEPDSLYGSINVPIYASTTFAQDGLGELRNGYEYTRVGNPTVTALEKTVAALEKAEYAVAYASGMAAIDTVLRILLKPGDHVVIGNDAYGGTYRLINQIFTQWDISHTVVDFTEPDNVKNAIQDNTKVVWVETPTNPALDIVDLQAVAAAKGEATLVVDNTFASPYLQQPLELGADVVVHSSTKYLGGHSDVIGGLVCANDRDFEEHLRFFFGWVGAIPSPFDTYLTARGIKTLSVRMDRHCDNAEKVAEFFNQREEVARVCYPGLESHPNHEVAKKQMRRFGAMVSVIFQTEEQAKKFCTSTKLLCLAESLGGVESLIEHPATMTHVSVEGSELAVPSELVRISVGIEDIDDLLADIEQALAQL, via the coding sequence ATGACTACCGGTTTTTCCACCAACTCGATCCATGCTGGTTATGAACCCGACAGCCTGTATGGGTCCATCAACGTGCCGATCTACGCGTCAACCACTTTTGCGCAGGACGGTCTAGGCGAGCTACGCAATGGCTACGAGTACACCCGCGTGGGCAACCCGACCGTTACCGCTTTGGAGAAGACGGTCGCGGCGCTAGAAAAGGCGGAGTACGCAGTTGCGTATGCATCGGGCATGGCGGCGATCGACACCGTGTTGCGCATTCTGTTGAAGCCAGGCGACCACGTCGTTATCGGAAACGATGCATACGGTGGCACCTACCGCTTGATCAATCAGATTTTCACCCAGTGGGACATTAGCCATACAGTTGTCGACTTCACCGAACCCGACAACGTGAAGAACGCGATTCAGGACAATACCAAGGTCGTGTGGGTGGAAACGCCGACCAACCCGGCGCTAGACATCGTCGATCTCCAGGCGGTGGCGGCAGCGAAGGGGGAGGCGACACTGGTCGTCGACAACACTTTCGCCTCACCGTATCTCCAGCAGCCACTAGAGCTGGGTGCCGACGTGGTGGTGCACTCGTCGACAAAGTACCTCGGTGGGCACTCAGACGTGATCGGCGGCTTGGTCTGCGCGAACGACCGCGACTTTGAAGAACATCTGCGTTTCTTCTTCGGTTGGGTGGGTGCGATTCCGTCTCCTTTTGATACTTACCTCACCGCGCGAGGGATCAAGACTCTCAGCGTTCGTATGGATCGGCACTGCGACAATGCAGAAAAGGTCGCGGAGTTTTTCAACCAGCGCGAAGAAGTCGCCCGCGTGTGTTACCCGGGCCTTGAGTCTCACCCAAACCACGAAGTGGCCAAGAAGCAGATGCGACGCTTTGGTGCGATGGTCTCCGTGATTTTCCAGACGGAGGAGCAGGCGAAGAAATTCTGCACCTCGACAAAACTGCTCTGCTTGGCGGAATCGCTAGGTGGGGTGGAGTCTCTAATTGAGCACCCCGCCACGATGACGCACGTTTCTGTTGAAGGGTCGGAACTTGCCGTGCCATCCGAATTGGTTCGAATTTCCGTCGGTATCGAAGACATCGACGATCTTCTCGCCGACATTGAGCAGGCCCTCGCGCAGCTCTAG
- a CDS encoding mechanosensitive ion channel family protein has translation MFNAQSTLRAISETPVPTSVDDAVNSVSAWWQNPLTKEWIVERPLKILLILVIATILDWVARRIIRRAAQHNIDNQGRAFPMMRKRTGDEATALQQAQEERRKQRVKTLAQVGKSAAAIIIWVWAILAILGELGLNVAPLIASAGIVGVALGFGAQSLVKDFLSGIFMLLEDQYGVGDTIEVNGISGDVEEVTLRITTIRDIDGVLWYVRNGEILQVGNFSDRYSVARVQIPIALVADPVLASNVIEKSAQEALADDEWRKCILDDPVLNGATEFAVDHMSYRVTVKTLPGKQWAVQRHLNARILDDLLDAGVPLPYPKGRLLPGDGTETE, from the coding sequence ATGTTTAACGCCCAATCGACACTTCGAGCGATCTCCGAGACACCGGTTCCCACTTCCGTTGATGATGCCGTTAACAGCGTTTCCGCATGGTGGCAGAACCCGCTCACCAAAGAATGGATCGTCGAGCGCCCACTGAAAATCTTGCTGATCCTCGTGATCGCAACCATTTTGGACTGGGTTGCACGCCGCATTATCCGCCGCGCAGCTCAACACAACATCGATAACCAAGGCCGCGCATTCCCAATGATGCGCAAACGCACTGGCGACGAAGCCACTGCCCTACAACAAGCACAGGAAGAACGGCGTAAGCAGCGCGTCAAGACACTGGCACAAGTAGGCAAGTCGGCCGCAGCCATCATCATTTGGGTGTGGGCCATCCTCGCCATCCTTGGCGAACTCGGCCTCAACGTCGCACCGCTCATCGCCTCCGCAGGCATCGTCGGCGTCGCACTCGGCTTCGGCGCGCAGTCCTTGGTCAAAGACTTTCTCTCCGGCATTTTCATGCTTCTGGAGGATCAATACGGCGTCGGCGACACCATCGAGGTCAATGGCATCTCTGGCGATGTCGAAGAAGTCACCTTACGCATCACCACGATTCGCGACATCGACGGTGTCCTCTGGTACGTCCGCAACGGCGAAATCCTCCAGGTAGGAAACTTCTCCGACCGCTACTCCGTCGCCCGCGTCCAGATCCCCATCGCCCTTGTCGCCGACCCAGTCCTCGCGTCGAATGTGATCGAGAAGTCCGCACAAGAAGCGCTTGCCGACGACGAATGGCGCAAGTGCATCCTCGACGATCCGGTACTCAACGGCGCCACTGAATTCGCGGTGGACCACATGAGCTACCGAGTCACAGTAAAGACCCTGCCAGGCAAGCAGTGGGCAGTACAGCGTCATCTGAATGCACGCATTCTCGACGACCTCCTCGACGCAGGAGTACCCCTGCCGTATCCCAAGGGGCGACTCTTGCCGGGCGATGGCACCGAGACTGAGTAA
- the cmrA gene encoding mycolate reductase (Catalyzes the final step in mycolic acid biosynthesis.): MTFPSPALDTFALVTGASQGIGEAMARDLAKAGYNLIIVARREEVLRKLADELSAAHGVDVVVHPADLTKYDEVTALIDDIATRKITICVNSAGIASFGPFMDQDWDYEVNQFNLNATAVFRLTKAVLDQMVPRGEGAICNVGSAAGNIPIPNNATYVFTKAGVNAFTEALHYELKKQGIHVTLLAPGPVREAEVPEAEQSIVDKVVPDFLWTTYESCAHETLEAMINNKRRVVPGPLSKAMDFAGSYGPRAILAPLVGKFYSQMG; this comes from the coding sequence ATGACGTTTCCTTCCCCCGCACTCGACACCTTCGCCCTTGTCACCGGTGCTAGCCAAGGCATCGGCGAAGCCATGGCCCGCGACCTCGCAAAAGCCGGCTACAACCTGATCATCGTTGCTCGCCGCGAGGAAGTTCTGCGCAAGCTTGCCGACGAACTCTCCGCCGCCCACGGTGTCGACGTCGTAGTACACCCCGCCGACCTAACCAAGTATGACGAGGTCACCGCACTTATCGACGACATCGCCACCCGCAAGATCACCATCTGTGTCAACAGCGCCGGCATCGCCTCCTTTGGCCCGTTCATGGATCAGGACTGGGACTACGAGGTCAACCAGTTCAACCTCAACGCCACCGCCGTGTTCCGCCTGACCAAAGCCGTACTAGACCAGATGGTTCCGCGCGGTGAGGGGGCGATCTGCAATGTCGGATCCGCCGCGGGCAACATTCCGATCCCGAACAATGCCACCTATGTCTTCACAAAGGCGGGTGTCAACGCGTTTACTGAGGCACTGCACTACGAGCTAAAGAAGCAGGGCATCCACGTCACGTTGTTGGCCCCTGGCCCGGTGCGTGAGGCCGAAGTCCCCGAGGCAGAGCAGTCCATCGTGGACAAGGTTGTCCCGGACTTCTTGTGGACGACCTACGAATCCTGTGCGCATGAGACCCTCGAAGCGATGATCAACAACAAGCGTCGCGTGGTGCCAGGGCCACTGTCCAAGGCGATGGACTTCGCCGGCTCGTACGGCCCGCGCGCGATCTTGGCTCCGCTGGTGGGCAAGTTCTACTCGCAGATGGGATAG
- a CDS encoding single-stranded DNA-binding protein, with protein MAQLPITISGNLTHEPELVSFPSGARLCKLRVGSSRRVRAKNDSLEEGFEWTDVDHLFIDVEMWGQLAVNSNVSLVKGHPVVVTGYLVTHTWQVPADSNDSASQNEQKTESHSRIVLRATHVAFDMNRYQLGSRKVSQPTHNEAGVEMPEETDAPVPEGAAAETKEGVPF; from the coding sequence ATGGCACAACTTCCAATCACGATTTCCGGCAACCTCACCCACGAACCCGAACTAGTCAGTTTCCCGTCAGGTGCGCGCTTGTGCAAACTACGCGTCGGCTCTAGTCGGCGAGTGCGTGCGAAGAACGACTCCCTCGAAGAAGGCTTCGAATGGACCGACGTTGACCACCTTTTCATCGACGTAGAGATGTGGGGCCAGTTGGCGGTCAATTCCAACGTCTCTCTAGTAAAAGGCCACCCCGTTGTCGTTACCGGCTACTTAGTCACGCACACATGGCAGGTCCCGGCCGACTCTAACGATTCTGCGAGCCAGAATGAACAGAAAACCGAATCACATTCACGTATTGTCCTGCGCGCGACGCACGTGGCATTTGATATGAACCGCTACCAGCTCGGATCGCGGAAAGTCTCGCAGCCTACTCACAATGAAGCTGGCGTTGAGATGCCCGAGGAGACCGACGCGCCGGTGCCTGAAGGCGCTGCGGCAGAAACGAAGGAAGGTGTGCCGTTCTAG
- a CDS encoding cytochrome c oxidase assembly protein, translating into MSSKQKVQSTWPLYVAAILVGAVIAGGISYSFVADSLAALGIPDPGPATTFGLPALRGAAWLLAALAIGSFLFSAFLIPPADKALGQAKLTVDGHIAARTGASSASGIAIIGVLMVPLVLSDVSGTPLGQVLFQPSAWATALAQVAEAKVWLTVAVIAAIVAVCGYTLGDWMAQPGLLIGAVAIIVPLGMEGHAATGGDHDYGTNAYLWHLIFIMLWIGGLFALIAHGRRLGPHMEKAVARYSRIAFFAFIVTVISGMISTAIRVQPSDLFTTRYGLIIVAKMAGVLILGIFGFAHRQLTIPKLSSDKSAFVRIAVVEVFVMAAVTGIAVTMGRTPPPPPRDPNLTNMQIQMGYNLYEAPTFLGVFTIWRFEILYTVIGILAAVYYLWLLRRVDNWDHRRTFWWLLGCVSLGVTLSSGIGMYMPSGYAMHMVGHMILSMTVPVFLVLGAPLTLVKEAFPEGEFNPRAWVEAFEKSKFLKFITYSPISTLQFLFVFYVLYIFPSFYELAISEHAGHVLMNLAFLVSGYFYFWELVGPDYIEGRPRVPIRLAWLFISMPVHLFLGVYLMQLNTVMGEEFYLSLDLPWNPDLLRDQKNGGGIAWAAGSFPLALVFGILFVGWWREDKQDSDRMDTKLDRDEDQEWEEYNKMLSTYSRHDESAAQHQPFTTQQTKQRTKLVKPSAPLDDDSGAAKDTNGEDPRNS; encoded by the coding sequence ATGTCCAGCAAGCAAAAGGTCCAATCTACCTGGCCACTTTATGTAGCCGCGATTCTCGTCGGAGCGGTGATCGCGGGCGGGATCTCGTATTCCTTCGTTGCCGATTCTTTGGCGGCGTTGGGCATCCCGGATCCAGGACCTGCGACCACGTTTGGCCTGCCTGCGCTGCGTGGCGCTGCATGGCTACTGGCTGCGCTGGCCATCGGCTCGTTTTTGTTCTCTGCGTTTCTCATTCCGCCCGCGGATAAGGCGCTGGGCCAGGCGAAACTAACCGTGGACGGGCATATTGCGGCGCGGACGGGGGCGTCGTCGGCAAGCGGAATTGCGATCATCGGTGTGTTGATGGTGCCGCTGGTGCTTTCCGATGTCTCGGGCACCCCACTCGGGCAGGTGCTGTTTCAACCGTCGGCGTGGGCGACGGCGTTGGCGCAGGTTGCAGAGGCAAAAGTCTGGCTGACAGTGGCGGTGATTGCTGCGATCGTTGCGGTGTGTGGTTATACCTTGGGCGACTGGATGGCGCAGCCGGGCCTGCTTATCGGTGCAGTCGCGATTATCGTGCCCTTGGGCATGGAGGGCCACGCTGCGACGGGCGGAGATCACGACTACGGCACCAACGCGTACCTATGGCACCTGATTTTCATTATGCTCTGGATTGGCGGGCTGTTTGCGCTGATCGCACACGGTAGGCGCCTGGGCCCGCACATGGAAAAGGCGGTGGCGAGGTATTCGCGGATTGCTTTCTTTGCGTTTATCGTCACGGTGATTTCGGGGATGATTTCCACGGCGATTCGCGTGCAGCCGAGTGACCTCTTCACCACCCGCTACGGGCTCATTATCGTTGCGAAAATGGCGGGTGTGCTGATCCTCGGAATTTTCGGTTTTGCGCACCGCCAGTTGACCATCCCCAAGCTGAGTTCCGACAAGAGTGCATTCGTGCGCATCGCGGTCGTCGAGGTCTTCGTCATGGCCGCGGTGACCGGAATCGCGGTGACAATGGGCCGCACCCCGCCACCGCCGCCGCGCGATCCGAACCTGACCAACATGCAGATTCAGATGGGCTACAACCTCTACGAGGCACCGACGTTCCTCGGAGTGTTTACCATCTGGCGCTTTGAGATCCTCTACACAGTGATCGGCATTTTGGCTGCCGTGTACTACCTCTGGCTGCTGCGCCGCGTGGACAATTGGGACCACCGCCGCACGTTTTGGTGGCTACTGGGCTGTGTGTCATTGGGCGTCACTTTGTCCTCCGGCATCGGTATGTACATGCCGTCGGGCTACGCGATGCACATGGTAGGCCACATGATCCTCTCGATGACCGTGCCGGTCTTCCTTGTGCTTGGCGCGCCGCTGACGCTTGTGAAGGAGGCTTTTCCGGAAGGCGAGTTCAATCCGCGCGCGTGGGTCGAGGCGTTTGAGAAGTCGAAGTTTCTCAAGTTCATCACGTATTCGCCGATCTCGACGCTGCAGTTCCTTTTCGTGTTCTACGTGCTCTATATTTTCCCGAGCTTCTACGAGTTGGCGATTTCCGAGCACGCCGGCCACGTCTTGATGAACCTAGCTTTCCTCGTCTCCGGCTACTTCTACTTCTGGGAACTTGTCGGCCCAGATTACATCGAAGGCCGTCCGCGCGTCCCGATCCGCTTAGCCTGGCTGTTCATTTCGATGCCGGTGCACCTCTTCTTGGGCGTATACCTAATGCAGCTCAACACGGTGATGGGCGAGGAGTTTTACCTGTCGCTTGATCTTCCGTGGAATCCAGATCTGCTGCGCGATCAGAAAAACGGTGGTGGCATCGCGTGGGCAGCAGGTTCCTTCCCGCTGGCCTTGGTGTTCGGCATCCTCTTTGTGGGGTGGTGGCGAGAGGACAAGCAAGACTCTGACCGGATGGACACCAAGCTGGATCGCGACGAGGACCAAGAGTGGGAGGAGTACAACAAGATGCTGTCCACATACTCCCGGCACGATGAATCCGCCGCGCAGCACCAGCCTTTCACGACGCAGCAGACGAAGCAGCGCACCAAGCTGGTCAAACCGAGCGCACCGCTTGACGACGACTCCGGGGCCGCAAAGGATACCAACGGAGAAGATCCGCGCAACTCGTAG
- the chrA gene encoding chromate efflux transporter, producing MSRIADVAKSFGYLGLTSFGGPTAHLGYFRNEFVEKKKWLSDRTYADVVALAQFLPGPASSQVGMALGYHRASWPGMALSWFLFTAPSALVLAFFGLFLAGDQNIAESGWIAGLLAAAVGVVFHAVSAMAKSMANTALTATIAVAAAIAVLAIDVPWTMMGVILIAGIIGFFAFRGDKDEADDTPEFRPVSQGVAIACLVLFFGLLFALRPLGFDRAAAYYESGALVFGGGHVVLPLLESYAVGDGWMTQQEFLAGYSVAQAVPGPLFTFASYLGAVDGGVWGSVLATVMIFLPSFLLMTAGLHFWHRFDFLRPAFKGANAAVVGLLLAALYDPVFTHGVTNIASLAIAAVTWLALAQWKLPPWAVMAGAALAGWILL from the coding sequence ATGTCGCGGATCGCGGACGTCGCAAAGAGCTTTGGTTATCTCGGACTTACGTCCTTCGGCGGCCCGACCGCACACCTGGGGTATTTCCGCAATGAGTTCGTCGAGAAAAAGAAGTGGCTTTCCGACCGCACCTACGCAGACGTTGTCGCCCTAGCCCAATTCCTGCCAGGTCCCGCTTCCTCCCAGGTTGGCATGGCTCTGGGCTACCACCGCGCCAGTTGGCCGGGTATGGCCCTGTCATGGTTCCTCTTCACCGCCCCTTCGGCGCTCGTTCTCGCATTCTTTGGGCTTTTCCTCGCAGGTGATCAGAACATCGCTGAGTCAGGATGGATCGCTGGCCTTTTGGCTGCCGCCGTCGGCGTGGTCTTCCATGCAGTGTCCGCCATGGCAAAGTCCATGGCCAACACGGCTCTCACCGCAACGATCGCAGTTGCAGCCGCCATTGCCGTGCTGGCGATCGACGTCCCATGGACCATGATGGGGGTCATTCTGATTGCTGGCATCATTGGTTTCTTTGCGTTTCGTGGCGACAAAGACGAAGCGGATGACACTCCCGAGTTTCGCCCAGTGTCGCAAGGCGTTGCGATCGCCTGCTTGGTGCTTTTCTTCGGGCTGCTTTTCGCTTTGAGGCCACTCGGCTTCGACCGCGCCGCGGCCTATTACGAGTCCGGTGCTTTGGTGTTTGGCGGTGGACACGTTGTTCTGCCGCTGCTTGAAAGCTACGCAGTGGGCGACGGTTGGATGACTCAGCAGGAATTCCTCGCCGGATACTCGGTAGCCCAGGCTGTTCCCGGCCCACTGTTCACATTCGCGTCATACCTCGGCGCGGTTGACGGTGGTGTGTGGGGGTCTGTGTTGGCCACGGTCATGATCTTCCTACCGTCGTTCTTGCTCATGACCGCTGGGTTGCACTTCTGGCACCGCTTCGACTTTCTGCGACCAGCGTTTAAAGGCGCAAACGCGGCAGTGGTCGGGCTGCTTTTGGCAGCGCTTTATGACCCAGTGTTTACCCACGGCGTGACCAACATCGCCAGCCTGGCCATTGCCGCAGTAACCTGGTTGGCCCTAGCACAGTGGAAGTTGCCACCGTGGGCCGTGATGGCCGGGGCAGCCCTCGCTGGATGGATACTCCTCTAA
- a CDS encoding acyl-CoA thioesterase yields MSEFSNNLHVQSVPLRWSDFDRFGHVMNANYIEIAQEARVEFANEHFEARGHEFAVFVRHIESDYLRPILPDTTVVTVETQVVEIGNTSFTTRQEIKDRQGRVACVVECVQVAIDMEAERPRSLTQKEVGILTQGPDADVVGDIA; encoded by the coding sequence ATGTCGGAGTTCAGCAACAATCTGCATGTTCAGTCGGTGCCTCTGCGGTGGAGTGATTTTGACCGCTTTGGCCACGTTATGAATGCCAATTACATCGAGATCGCCCAGGAAGCGCGCGTCGAGTTCGCCAACGAGCACTTCGAGGCACGCGGGCACGAGTTCGCGGTGTTTGTACGACACATCGAGAGCGACTACTTGCGCCCGATTTTGCCGGACACCACCGTGGTCACCGTCGAAACGCAGGTTGTTGAAATCGGTAACACCTCATTCACCACGCGCCAAGAGATCAAGGACCGTCAAGGCCGCGTTGCTTGCGTCGTTGAATGCGTCCAGGTTGCTATCGACATGGAAGCCGAACGCCCTCGCTCCCTGACCCAAAAGGAAGTGGGCATCCTTACCCAAGGCCCTGACGCCGACGTAGTTGGCGACATCGCGTGA
- a CDS encoding globin, whose protein sequence is MSTSFYEAVGGDEFFTALVEGFYAQVREDDLIGPMYPQDDWEGAEQRLKWFLAQYWGGPTTFNEKRGAPMLRRRHFPYEIGDAEARRWLSMMSNSLDQLEVSAAHRDALWDHMVRVAAMMINKE, encoded by the coding sequence ATGTCTACGAGTTTTTACGAGGCCGTCGGCGGCGACGAGTTCTTCACCGCATTGGTCGAGGGTTTCTACGCACAGGTCCGTGAGGATGACTTGATCGGGCCAATGTACCCGCAGGACGACTGGGAAGGGGCCGAACAACGACTGAAGTGGTTCCTGGCGCAGTATTGGGGTGGGCCAACCACATTCAACGAAAAGCGCGGTGCACCGATGCTGCGCCGCCGCCATTTCCCCTATGAGATCGGTGATGCCGAGGCACGACGGTGGCTTTCCATGATGTCCAATTCTCTTGACCAGCTAGAAGTATCCGCTGCACATCGCGATGCCCTGTGGGATCATATGGTTCGAGTTGCAGCCATGATGATTAACAAGGAGTAG
- a CDS encoding MFS transporter, producing the protein MSNITQQSRLPHWARVGFAMFSVGFGANLFAPMMQVYRSEHNSDEASLTAMLGIYAIGLIPSLLYFGASSDRYGRRPIMIPGLVLSAVASAILALGALNLSWPLFIGRIVIGVSVGMAMASGAAWVKQLSDDNPTAGPRRATVALSAGFGLGPLMSGIVAEFAPLPQLVPYLFHIALAAIAIVLVLPVPETQTPNNQRRSLVPRVVLSRRFFWTIAAWAPWVFGVPTTSFASTPSNVPVDAPWATAFLGLLAFVTMSSGVSIQPVATRLAARGNTVPLAAVGLSAAAVGLAVSIGVALSGWTWLMLVAAVVLGCSYGVMMVGGLIEAERIAPPEQLGGVIGIYYSLTYIGFLVPFAISLAVAALSKWSTLSAIESYVCVLGFGILVCLLSIRPVTKATQAH; encoded by the coding sequence ATGAGCAACATCACACAGCAGTCGCGTCTGCCGCACTGGGCACGCGTTGGTTTCGCGATGTTCAGCGTCGGATTTGGCGCCAATCTATTCGCGCCGATGATGCAAGTTTACCGCTCTGAGCACAATTCAGACGAGGCCTCCTTGACCGCAATGCTAGGCATCTACGCAATCGGATTAATTCCGTCATTGCTCTACTTCGGCGCAAGTTCCGACCGCTACGGCCGCCGCCCAATTATGATCCCCGGCCTGGTTCTCTCCGCGGTCGCATCCGCGATTCTGGCACTCGGCGCTTTGAACCTGTCCTGGCCACTTTTCATCGGCCGCATTGTGATCGGCGTGTCCGTCGGTATGGCCATGGCGTCTGGTGCGGCCTGGGTCAAACAGCTTTCCGACGACAACCCCACCGCTGGTCCACGCCGGGCCACAGTGGCGCTTTCTGCCGGATTCGGTTTGGGTCCTTTGATGTCAGGAATCGTCGCCGAGTTCGCTCCCCTTCCACAGCTAGTGCCCTATTTATTTCATATTGCACTCGCCGCGATCGCTATTGTGCTCGTCCTGCCGGTTCCAGAAACCCAAACCCCAAACAATCAACGACGTTCACTTGTCCCCCGCGTGGTGCTTTCGCGAAGGTTTTTCTGGACGATTGCCGCGTGGGCTCCATGGGTTTTCGGCGTGCCGACGACCTCCTTCGCTTCCACTCCCAGCAATGTTCCTGTCGACGCTCCATGGGCGACAGCGTTTCTAGGGTTACTTGCGTTTGTCACCATGTCATCGGGCGTGTCAATTCAGCCCGTTGCCACACGCTTGGCCGCACGGGGCAACACAGTCCCACTGGCAGCCGTTGGTCTTTCGGCGGCAGCTGTTGGCCTTGCCGTTTCTATCGGTGTTGCTCTCAGCGGTTGGACATGGCTGATGCTTGTCGCCGCAGTGGTTCTCGGCTGCTCCTACGGTGTAATGATGGTCGGCGGGCTCATCGAGGCCGAAAGAATCGCACCGCCAGAACAACTAGGCGGAGTCATTGGCATCTATTACTCATTGACCTACATTGGTTTCCTCGTGCCATTCGCAATTTCTCTGGCTGTGGCAGCGCTCAGCAAATGGAGCACGTTGAGCGCAATAGAGTCCTATGTCTGCGTCCTTGGCTTCGGCATTCTGGTGTGTTTGCTGTCAATCCGGCCCGTCACAAAAGCAACGCAAGCACACTAA